Proteins from one Camelina sativa cultivar DH55 chromosome 8, Cs, whole genome shotgun sequence genomic window:
- the LOC104707524 gene encoding flavonoid 3'-monooxygenase-like yields the protein MSPISTPFTDNTILMNVKPYAILVLIATLSILWYRFKRSSHPPLPPGPRGLPVVGNLPFLDPNLHTYFTNLAQSHGPIYKLNLGSKLTVVVNTPALAREILKDQDINFSNHDVPLTARTLTYGGLDLVWLPYGAEWRMLRKVCVLKLLSRKTLDSFYELRRKEIRERTRYLYQKGQEESPVNVGEQIFLTMMNLTMNMLWGGSVKAEEMESVGTEFKGVISEITRLLGEPNISDFFPMLARFDLQGLVKKMHVCARQLDAIFDRAIEQMQRLRSRDGDDGECKDFLQHLMKLKEQEADSEVPITVNHVKAVLMDMVVGGTDTSTNTIEFAMAELIRNPEFMKRAQQELDEVVGNDNIVEESHIARLPYIVAIMKETLRLYPTIPLLVPHRPTETAVVGGYTVPKNTKIFINAWCIQRDPNVWENPTEFCPERFLDNKSCDFNGVDYRFLPFGSGRRICAGIALAERMVLYTLATLVHSFEWKIPEGHVLDLEEKFGIVLKLKTPLVALPVPRLSNSNLYL from the exons ATGTCTCCTATTTCAACTCCCTTCACCGACAACACAATATTGATGAATGTCAAACCTTACGCAATTCTCGTTCTCATCGCTACCTTATCGATTCTGTGGTACCGCTTCAAACGCTCTTCCCATCCGCCTCTGCCACCTGGACCGCGAGGGCTACCTGTCGTCGGGAACCTTCCGTTTCTTGACCCGAATCTTCACACCTACTTCACAAACCTTGCTCAAAGTCACGGTCCAATCTACAAACTCAATCTTGGTTCAAAACTAACCGTCGTGGTCAACACTCCAGCGCTAGCTCGAGAGATCTTGAAAGACCAGGACATCAATTTCTCAAACCATGACGTCCCTCTCACGGCCCGAACCCTTACTTATGGCGGACTCGACCTTGTTTGGTTACCATACGGTGCCGAATGGAGAATGCTTAGAAAGGTTTGTgttctcaagcttcttagccgCAAAACTTTGGATTCTTTCTACGAGCTCCGACGCAAAGAAATCCGGGAAAGAACGAGGTATTTGTACCAGAAAGGTCAGGAAGAATCACCGGTGAACGTCGGAGAACAGATCTTTTTAACGATGATGAATCTTACGATGAATATGTTATGGGGAGGTTCGGTGAAAGCAGAGGAAATGGAGAGTGTTGGAACAGAGTTTAAAGGAGTTATTTCTGAAATAACTAGGCTTTTGGGGGAGCCTAATATTTCTGACTTTTTCCCAATGTTAGCTAGATTCGATCTTCAAGGTCTTGTGAAGAAGATGCATGTGTGTGCTAGACAACTCGATGCGATATTTGATCGAGCCATTGAGCAGATGCAACGACTAAGAAGTAgggatggtgatgatggtgaatgTAAAGACTTTTTGCAACATTTGATGAAGTTAAAGGAACAAGAAGCTGACTCGGAGGTTCCCATCACCGTTAACCATGTCAAAGCCGTACTCATG gaTATGGTAGTTGGCGGTACAGATACATCAACGAACACAATCGAGTTTGCGATGGCCGAACTAATAAGAAACCCAGAGTTTATGAAGAGAGCGCAACAAGAGCTAGACGAAGTTGTAGGCAACGACAACATAGTTGAAGAATCACACATCGCTAGACTTCCTTACATAGTAGCCATCATGAAAGAAACACTTAGACTTTATCCAACCATTCCTTTGCTAGTCCCTCATCGTCCAACTGAAACCGCGGTTGTGGGAGGCTACACCGTCCCTAAAAACACTAAGATCTTCATCAACGCTTGGTGTATTCAGAGAGACCCAAATGTGTGGGAGAATCCAACTGAGTTTTGTCCCGAGAGGTTTCTTGATAATAAGTCTTGTGATTTCAATGGAGTAGATTATAGGTTTCTTCCATTTGGATCTGGAAGGAGAATTTGCGCGGGTATAGCACTTGCCGAGAGGATGGTTTTGTACACTCTTGCAACGTTAGTGCATTCTTTCGAATGGAAAATTCCGGAAGGTCACGTGTTGGATTTGGAAGAGAAGTTTGGGATTGTCTTAAAACTCAAGACACCTCTTGTTGCCTTGCCTGTTCCGAGGTTGTCCAATTCGAATCTTTATCTGTAA
- the LOC104707525 gene encoding flavonoid 3'-monooxygenase-like, with translation MSPISTLFTDNTILIDVKPYAIPVLIAILSILLYRFKRSPHPPLPPGLRGLPIVGNLPFLDPDLHTYFTNHAQRHGPIFKLYLGSKLAVVVNSPALAREILKDQDINFSNHDAPLTGRALTYGGLDLVWLPYGDEWRMLRKVCVLKLLNRKTLDSFYELRRKEMRERTRYLYQKGQEESPVNVGDQIFLTVINLTINMLWGGSVKAEEKESVGIKFKGIISETIRLLGVANVSDFFPLLARFDLQGLVKKMHVCAREVDAILDRAIEQMQELRRKDGDDGECKDFLQHLMKLKEQEADSEVPVTLNHVKAVLVDMVVGGTDTTTSTIEFAMAELISNPELMKRAQQELDNVVGKDNIVEELHITKLPYVVAIMKETLRLYPTIPLLVPRLPTETSVVGGYTIPKNTKTFINVWSIQRDPQVWDYPTEFRPERFLDNKSCDFTGTDYRFLPFGSGRRICVGVALAERMILYTLATLLHSFDWKIPEGQVLDLEKKFGIVLKLKTPLVALPVPRLSNSNLYL, from the exons ATGTCTCCGATTTCAACACTATTCACCGACAACACAATACTAATCGATGTTAAACCTTACGCAATTCCCGTTCTCATCGCTATCTTATCGATTCTGTTATACCGCTTCAAACGCTCTCCCCATCCGCCTCTACCGCCTGGTCTTCGAGGGCTACCTATCGTCGGGAACCTGCCCTTTCTTGACCCGGATCTTCACACATACTTCACAAACCACGCTCAACGTCATGGTCCAATCTTCAAACTTTATCTTGGTTCAAAACTAGCCGTCGTGGTCAACTCTCCAGCACTAGCTCGAGAGATCTTGAAAGACCAAGACATCAATTTCTCAAACCATGACGCCCCTCTCACAGGCCGAGCCCTTACCTATGGCGGTCTCGACCTTGTTTGGTTACCGTACGGTGACGAATGGAGAATGCTTAGAAAAGTTTGCGTTCTCAAGCTTCTTAACCGCAAAACGTTGGATTCTTTCTACGAGCTCCGACGCAAAGAAATGCGGGAAAGAACGAGGTATTTGTACCAGAAAGGTCAAGAAGAATCACCGGTAAACGTCGGAGACCAGATCTTTTTGACGGTGATTAATCTCACGATCAATATGTTATGGGGAGGCTCTGTGAAAGCAGAGGAAAAGGAGAGTGTTGGAATAAAGTTTAAAGGAATTATATCTGAAACAATTAGGCTTTTGGGAGTGGCTAACGTTTCTGACTTTTTCCCATTGCTAGCTAGATTTGATCTTCAGGGACTTGTGAAGAAGATGCATGTCTGTGCTCGAGAGGTTGATGCGATACTTGATCGAGCCATCGAACAGATGCAAGAACTAAGACGTaaggatggtgatgatggtgaatgTAAAGACTTTTTGCAACATTTGATGAAGTTAAAGGAACAAGAAGCTGACTCGGAGGTTCCTGTTACACTTAACCATGTCAAAGCCGTACTTGTG gaTATGGTAGTTGGTGGTACAGATACTACAACCAGCACGATAGAGTTTGCGATGGCCGAACTAATAAGCAACCCAGAGTTGATGAAGAGAGCGCAACAAGAGCTAGACAATGTTGTAGGCAAAGATAACATTGTTGAAGAATTACACATCACCAAACTTCCTTACGTAGTAGCCATTATGAAAGAAACACTTAGACTTTATCCAACCATTCCTTTGCTTGTCCCTCGTCTTCCGACTGAAACCTCGGTTGTGGGAGGCTACACCATCCCTAAGAATACTAAGACCTTCATCAACGTTTGGTCTATTCAGAGAGACCCACAAGTTTGGGATTATCCGACTGAGTTTCGTCCTGAGAGGTTTCTTGATAATAAGTCTTGTGATTTTACTGGAACAGATTATAGGTTTCTTCCATTTGGATCTGGAAGGAGAATTTGCGTCGGTGTAGCACTCGCCGAGAGGATGATTTTGTACACTCTCGCAACACTGTTACATTCGTTCGACTGGAAGATTCCCGAAGGTCAGGTGTTGGATTTGGAAAAGAAGTTTGGGATTGTCTTGAAGCTGAAGACGCCTCTTGTCGCCCTGCCCGTCCCGAGATTGTCTAATTCAAATCTTTATTTGTAA